AATGCTTTGAGTTAAAGCTTTGTTAGCAGCATCTACGCCTGCAACATCACCTTCGTCATAAGCAGTTTGTAATCGTACATAGTCTTCTTGTGGGAACTTAGCATCAATAGGTAAGTAAACCTCTTTGCCATGGTCATCTTTTCCGGGAAGTTTAATTGCAAACTCTACATGGTCGTTGGAACCTTGTTTTGTTTTTACGTTGGCTTCGTATTGTTCTGGAGCCATGATTTGCTCCAAGATATTTCCTAATTGAATTTCACCTAATACACCACGGGTTTTTACATTGCTCAATACTTTTTTAAGATCACCTACACCGTTGGCTAGGTTTTGCATTTCTCCCAGTCCTTTTTGTACCGCTTCTAATCGTTCACTTACTATTTTAAAGGATTGCCCTAAACGTTCCTCCAATGTTTTATGTAGCTTTTCATCTACCGTCTCACGCATTTTCTCCAACTTCAATTCGGTAGATTTCACCAACTCATCTTGTTTGGTCGCCATGGCATCAAATTTCTGCTTTTGTAGGTCGTTGAAGTCTTTTACATTTTTACTAAAAATCTCGCTAAAGTCTTTTAGTGAATTGGTGAGTTCCTCACGGTTGTCTTTGGCATTTTTATTAAGCCCTTCACTAATTTGAGTAAGCTTTTCTTCTAATTTCTGTGTAAGTTTATCTAAGCCACCAGAAAGCTCTTCACGGTTTTCTTTTAAGGCAGCGGAAAGCTCGGTTCTGTTTTCTTTCAACTCGTTTTGTAACAGACCACGCATTGCCTCAATGATAGGCGTAGTAGTATCTGTTTTACCGCTTTTGAGCAGTAAAACAATTAAAAGTACTAGGCATAAAGCCGATAAAATGATTGCAATAATCTCCATATATCCTGACATTTTTTGACAAAGGTCTGTAAACGTGTTGTCAAATAACGTCAAAAATAGAGAAATTTACCGAAATTCCTTGTAAAAACCCTGTAAATATTTGCGTTTGTGGAAAGAATTCTATAAGAAAGAAATTATTTCGAGGCAAAAGGAGAATTTGGTCCGGTTTCATGGTGGCGTAGGTACTCGGTAATGAGTTTTACGGTAGCTGCCGAACGGTTTTTGTATAAGGGTTTGTCTTGATGATCTCTTTCTTGAAGCATCATCCGGATTTTACGTTGGTCTTCGGTATCAATAAACTTCTTACAGGCACGGATAAAAGCATCACGGCTGCAACCACGAATTTTGAGCCTTCGCATATCTACATACACAAAGAAGCTTCTGCGTTTTTTGTATTCGTCTTTACTGATGCTGCCATCGGCAAAAGCATTGTTGGCAAGGTTGTATTGTTCGTCTACAATGTAGGTCGCAATTCGCACTAAAAAGTAATTAGGTATTCTGCTTTCATACCTCGATACATCATCTACCTGATGGTGTAAACGGAGCCAAGTACAGTTTT
The Bacteroidia bacterium DNA segment above includes these coding regions:
- the rmuC gene encoding DNA recombination protein RmuC, which gives rise to MEIIAIILSALCLVLLIVLLLKSGKTDTTTPIIEAMRGLLQNELKENRTELSAALKENREELSGGLDKLTQKLEEKLTQISEGLNKNAKDNREELTNSLKDFSEIFSKNVKDFNDLQKQKFDAMATKQDELVKSTELKLEKMRETVDEKLHKTLEERLGQSFKIVSERLEAVQKGLGEMQNLANGVGDLKKVLSNVKTRGVLGEIQLGNILEQIMAPEQYEANVKTKQGSNDHVEFAIKLPGKDDHGKEVYLPIDAKFPQEDYVRLQTAYDEGDVAGVDAANKALTQSI